Proteins encoded in a region of the Strix uralensis isolate ZFMK-TIS-50842 chromosome Z, bStrUra1, whole genome shotgun sequence genome:
- the EMC4 gene encoding ER membrane protein complex subunit 4, which produces MAAAVRGRRFKWSLELAAAPGGRPRGAAEGRGPLGFAERQLGEGGVHESDKILMEKRCWDVALAPLKQIPMNLFIMYMAGNTISIFPAMMVCMMGWRPLQALMSLSATLKALESSSRRALQGLVFLVGNGLGLALALYKCQAMGLLPTRPSDWLAFVAPPQRMEFTGGGLIL; this is translated from the exons atggcggcggcggttCGGGGACGGCGGTTCAAGTGGTCGCTGGAGctggcggcggcgccgggggggcg gccccgcggagccgccgaGGGCCGCGGGCCGCTGGGGTTCGCCGAGCGGCAGCTGGGGGAGGGCGGCGTCCACGAGAGCGACAAAATCCTCATGGAGAAG CGCTGCTGGGACGTGGCACTGGCGCCGCTGAAGCAGATCCCCATGAACCTGTTCATCATGTACATGGCCGGCAACACCATCTCCATCTTCCCTGCCATGATGGTCTGCATGATGGGCTGGCGCCCGCTGCAAGCTCTCATGTCCCTCTCCGCCA CACTGAAGGCGCTGGAGAGCTCAAGTCGGCGGGCACTGCAGGGGCTGGTGTTCCTGGTGGGCAATGGGCTGGGGCTGGCGCTGGCCCTCTACAAGTGCCAGGCCATGGGGCTGCTTCCCACCCGCCCCTCTGACTGGCTGGCCTTCGTTGCCCCCCCGCAG CGGATGGAGTTCACTGGGGGGGGCCTGATCCTGTGA